The stretch of DNA CATctcttattaatatttatttgtttacttCCCTAGTTCTACCCACTGTATTAATATTATACCTCTCACCTCATCAAATGTAAGGATGGATCAAAAGCCTTCTCCATTGACCGTCTTAACGATAATTTCTGTGATTGCCCTGATGGCACTGATGAACCTGCTATGTATGCTATCATATTGtagtatcaaatattttttaaattttatgaaaattttcaGATTGAATCTACTCaataataaatagtattaaATAGATGTTTGAATCAATGAAGTTCAATGTCTATAGCTTGTCCAGTAGGGAAGTTTTATTGCAGAAACATAGGAAGGAAGCCACAATTCATAGTTTCTTAAAATGTTAATGATCGTTACTGTGGTCAACAGTTTCTTCTTTAACTTTTTTCAAACAGCTTTGAGGGCAATCGCTGCCCATAAAGAGTTCAATTTTAGGAAACGGACTAAAGCTTCATCACAATTTAGGTTATAGTTGACTCTTGTAGGATTATGACCATTTGTTAAGGACATATGCATTCAATGTTTAAATTCTCTCTCAAAAATTTCAAGCTCGCTAGCAATGCTACAAGTCTTCCTCATATTATAAGAGGCTGAAGAAAGGTTCAATTCTAACACAATGCCGATAGAGATGGTGTGTAGCCAGAAAAGAACTTAGGAACCTGAAAATAGAAAGTTCCAAACTTAGGAACctcatatataaaaattaagttgCTTCTATATGACtcatcaattaatatttaagcagtctcattttttatttatttatgatttttgtgtTTCTCTCTACTCTCAGTTGATATCTGTTTCCATTTGCTTTAGGCTGTAAGAAAAATTGACGCACATAAAGAAGGGAATGATAAACTTGAAAAACGAGTGGAGGAACTCATGTGGGGCCTCTAACTAGAAAAAAGTTTAAGGgtgagatatatttttttgtagttaGATAAAATATCGaggatattattgttcttttatttttcacaatcaCGCCTCAAATATTGTAGGAATAGATCAattctttattatatttatttagtttttagtgACAGATAATACCATAGAAATAGAtaggttttttatttatatttatctagtttttagtgaAAGACAATACCGTAGAAATAtatcaattctttatttatatttatttatatttatttagtttttagtgACAGTCATTATTCTAGATACAAATCGAAAACATTTAGTGATAGTTCCAAAGGCATAGTTAAACGCCTCTTTTAAGTTGACAGTAGATCCGATTGTCAATTTGACATGTACGGGTGGGTACATttggtttttaaataaaatgaatttttaaaaaaaaattatattttatcgtttaaatattgaaataattgaGTATTTTCtattaatgtcaataaaatatattttttttttagattttttattgcTCATAATTGTCAAATGTTGAATATTTATTACGAtcgaatataaattttttttataatggttataaacaatgaaatgatattttttggTATGAAATGATCTTTCTTAAACTATAAAAGCTGGCAATAAccattttatttgtaaaaataattgttaatgtaagaaagaaaaaaaaaatagtaaaactcTTCAACTAGATAATGTTATGTAAAGAAGCTCGCTTGTATTTGACTTAGTCTTTAAATTAGTGAATGTTTCTCTGAAAAGATTACTGCATTTGAATTGGTTCTTAAATTATGtttcaatatcaaaataatattcccataaaaaaatatttatttttaataatttcaacaaaaaataacGAGAATCTAGgatttaattatatacatatttagTGTACAAAGTTGTTACGTTATCTGTCAATCACATTTATTAgatgtgtttgatttttttcataACTAGCTCTAAAATCATGTCTATAAATATtgtgatgtgatgataatgtaaaattttctaaattggcTCTGCacgaaattattttttactaagacaatgtataacaaataaatttaatataaaatataaaataaataaatgaaaaatgttatttatttcattaattatgttatttttaaaccatcaatattatctttaaaaaataagcAACAGGTTATCGATAGTCAACAtacttagaaaaaaaaattgaatttaagttacttctaactattttaaattttgtaacaaAGTTAGATCATTCTAAcgaaaagtttaaaaaaaaaataagatttaacaTTAAACACAATTGTAATTGATATTAAACTTTAAACACACATGTAATAAAGAGAGAAAAGTAGCAAAATCATGTTTTGTATTGCCAATTAGACAGAAATACAAGAATAAGAACAATATGTTTTGTATTGCCAATTGGACACAAATACAAGAATAAGAACAATAACAATATGTTGTGAAAATTGACAAAATATCTAGTATATACATAGCAGTGTTAATACTAAAGTGACGATGGCAACATGCAAAAGAAACGGGTTGTTGTCTTGCATATCTTATCTTGACCTTTTGGTTTGGAAGAAGTCTTTCATCTCATGAGCATGTTCATCCCTTTTTCtcttgtttatttttctttcctcAAGGTCCCAATCTTTTTTGAGAGACTtccatttgttttcaaaatattcACTAAACTTTAACGCAATTTTATGAACCTCATTTCTAGGAGGATATAATAACATTCTTTGAGAGAATACAAATCTGATGTCAGTAGCAAATTCATCGGGTGTTGAATAGAATTGCAATTTAGATTCAATATTCTTCAAACCCATAGTCTTCAATTTAGACTTGTTCTCTAAATTATCCTTGTCATGAAAAGCCTTCAAGAACTTGAGATCAATAGGGTCTTTTAGAGGCCAGCTATCTCTTCCAATCAAAATCCTCTTCAAAATCACCCAACATTGCATCTTCTTGTAATGTTGCATCGGcttctttctcttttcattcATGATCTCACCGCCATCAGTCTTCAAGCAACAATTTTCGGTTCTTGGGTTTCTTGTTTCATTGATAATCTTCTTGGAACAAGAATCCTTCATTACTTGCACACCAACTTCTTTAGACAAGATGGGTTTTGAATCTTTGACAGAATCggttgttgtgttgttgttttGTTGAGACATAATAGCTGTTGAATCTTTAGCGTCAAGCCAGAAACATGTAACAATTGGCTTGGAATGTTCCATCTTAATATCTCCTTGAGAATGATTCTTTTGAGAAGAAAACTTGATTATAAGTCGCTTACGAGGTTGTTTAGTATTCTCCAAATTCATTACCGATAAAGAACTCATTGTGTTATGTGTATGGagaacaaacaaaagaaaatggaaCAAGAATAACAATGTTCAATTCAATTCACTATATGTTTGGAGTGTGTTGGCTCTGTTTTTATAAGGTtaataatcaaatcaaatcttCAAAACCGAAAAaatcaaatctttttttttaccGTTGACTACTAAATCTTTTTCGcatgcatttaattttttttagttctgttgcatttaatttctttatatttttttagttctgttgcatttaatttcaattcataataaattattcatgaaaatttgagttttaaaattaaaataatttcttttgttaaattctatttatctattatgTGAACTTCAGATATTAAGACTCTATTTACTTAAAATTggagatttcaaaaaaaattatatacccAAAAACCAACCAAAATTATATGTCTGCTGCcccatttttataaatatggaaaaaa from Cicer arietinum cultivar CDC Frontier isolate Library 1 chromosome 3, Cicar.CDCFrontier_v2.0, whole genome shotgun sequence encodes:
- the LOC101498923 gene encoding uncharacterized protein; the protein is MSSLSVMNLENTKQPRKRLIIKFSSQKNHSQGDIKMEHSKPIVTCFWLDAKDSTAIMSQQNNNTTTDSVKDSKPILSKEVGVQVMKDSCSKKIINETRNPRTENCCLKTDGGEIMNEKRKKPMQHYKKMQCWVILKRILIGRDSWPLKDPIDLKFLKAFHDKDNLENKSKLKTMGLKNIESKLQFYSTPDEFATDIRFVFSQRMLLYPPRNEVHKIALKFSEYFENKWKSLKKDWDLEERKINKRKRDEHAHEMKDFFQTKRSR